In Luteimonas galliterrae, the sequence CGCGCGTTTCCGGGCGCGTTCGTGCCCGATCCGCCGAACGGATGAACGCGGTGCGCAACGCACAAGAGAAAGCCGGCGCAAGCCGGCCTTCTCACGATCAGATCAAGGGGGAGAGAACGAACTGCCGCCGATCAGGAATTGAGGGTCTTCTCGAAATCCTGCACTTCGCGTTCGGCGCGATCGCGATCCCAGCCGTACTGCTCCTGCAGTTTTCCGGCCAGATATTTGCTATCGCCGCTGGCGACATCGAACACGTCGTCGGTCAGATCGCCCCATTTGGCCTGGGCTTGGCCTTTGATCTGGGTCCACTTGCCGGCAATGATGTCTTTGTTCATGGCGCTTCCTTATTTTGCTGACGGCAGGGATATCCTGCCGCGTGCAAAGCTTGCGCCCCGGCGCCTTTAGACAAGGTCAAGATTGCGTTGCATTGGGGTTGCGACGACTGAAGCGTTCATCGCGCGTCGCGATGCGCGATATCGAATCTGAATGCACAAAAAAGAACGGGCCGGATCGCTCCGGCCCGTTCTTTGTCGCTCAATCGCAATTTTGCGATATCGACGCTACGGGTTTTCGGTGCCGCCGGTCTTGTCGGCGGCCTCTTCCACTTTCTCGCCCGCCTTCTGCACGTCCTGGCCTGCGCCCTTGACGGTATTGCAGGCGCTCAGCGTGCCGAGCGAGAACATGGCCAGCAACATCAGGGCAATCAAACGCTTCATGGATATCTCCTCGGTGGTGATGGTTGGCCGGCACGCCTGCCCCGGCGCGCCGCCCGGCTATGGAACCGCATTCCGGTGTGAAGCCCATGTGCATTGGGCCGGCACCGATGAG encodes:
- a CDS encoding entericidin A/B family lipoprotein, translated to MKRLIALMLLAMFSLGTLSACNTVKGAGQDVQKAGEKVEEAADKTGGTENP
- a CDS encoding CsbD family protein — encoded protein: MNKDIIAGKWTQIKGQAQAKWGDLTDDVFDVASGDSKYLAGKLQEQYGWDRDRAEREVQDFEKTLNS